The Ahaetulla prasina isolate Xishuangbanna chromosome 5, ASM2864084v1, whole genome shotgun sequence genomic sequence ctagcggtgagaaaaatcaaccagtggaacaacttgcctctagaagttgtggctgccccatcactggaggatatTAAGAAAAgcctggacatccatttgtctgaaatggtatagggtcccctgctcaagcagagggttggactagaagacctccaaggtcccttccaactctgttattttatgttctatgttctagccTGATCTGCATGCATGCACTAAACTAAAAAAAGTATGAATGTGGTTATGAGAAAAATCCACACGTCGTTATCCACACAATTCGGTGCTGTACATGAATGAAGCATGAAGCATTAGCAAAGCAGGGCATGACCAGTTTCATCCTTATTGGGACTCGTCAGATGCGCATAGCCAAACACCACTCGGCAGCAAAACCCAGAAGATCCTAAAACTAACATGCTGTACAGGCAttctttgacttacaatcacagttTCGGACgagaatttccattgccaagcaaaTTAAGTGTAAAGGGAGTCGTGCCCTGTTTTGCGACCTTTTgtggtgcagttgttaagcgaatcggtgCCATTGTTAAAGCGAATCACAGTTtgactttccccattgattttgcttgtcggaagccagggaTCAGATGAACCCTTGgatactgcagccatcataaaataGATGCTTGGTTGCGCTTGGCGTGACCGCGAAGACGCGGCGATGGTCGTAAGGGCAAggaccagtcgtaagtcacttttttcagtgctgttgtaaatttgaaaggTCCACTAaagcaaatgattgtaagttaaggactacctgtaccattccTCTTTTAATGCCTCCCTAATCCCTTACGGaggggagtctgggcaactgaatggaactgctaagtgtttactggccagatgcccttcctgtcgccaatgcggaggtttttttttcggcagatatattcacattgtgcccagagagataaatatctgcctctacctaggatcgaactcgcagcctcctgattgtgaggcgagacctctccacctctaggccaccgtacgactctcaaggactacctgtatgtagttATATAAAGCACAATGAATTCAATTCCTGATACATTAAGAgggtttgaaccaggggtgaaatccagcaggttctgacaggttctggagaactggtagtggaaattttgagtagttcggagaatcagcaaataccacctctggctggcccgagtgaggtgggaatggagattttgcagtatccttcctccaggagtggggagggaatggggattttgcagtctccttccccttgagtgaggagggaatggagattttgcagtatccttcccctgccatgcccaccaagccacgcccacaaaatcggtagtaaagaaatttggatttcaccactagtttgAACCCTGGTTTGTATTTTCTGTACATCTAGAGTCCCGAAAAGGATACAAAACAGTCATGTACACCCTCCAGAAGGTTAATATAACTGAATTATCACCAAACAGAACATTGATTGTGAAAAACAAATAAGTTCCATGTAAACAGTCATGTAAAATCTTGTGGACGGAAGCATAATAGGATGTAACACCTATATAATTCTCTCCGACAGCTTAAGAGACGGTAGGTAAGTTGTAGGTAACATTACGAAACAGAGGGGCAggaagtcctcgacgtacgaccacaattgagcccaacatttccgctgttgttaagcaagacaagtTTGTTCAGTGAGgtcttctgccccattttacgtccttCCTGGTCACCGTTGTCGAGTTAGTGACACGGCGGTTAAGGGATTGCGGCTCccgcgttgactttgcttgtcagaaggtcgcaaaaggggatcttgAATGACTGCAACCCGTCATAAACAGGAACCAGCTGGCAATCATTTGAATTTGGGGGGGATGCCAAAACGGCCGTAGATGTGAAAcagggtcataagtcgctttttttcagtgcggttgaaGTTGGAATTTCAAAACCAGATCATAAGTCCCGTTTTCGAACAATTGCTAAGTggctggtcgtaagtcgaggactgtgggTAGTCCTGGAactacaaccattcacttagtgactgttttcatcctccccctCACCtcacattcctgtgatcacacataTTTACAACTGTTTGCAGAGTCATATAATCATGATTTAAGTTTTTGTCCAAAACCGACATTTCCATCATAGAATCGGGTCCGGTCATGTGGCGACCCACGTTACAACTATCACAACTTGCTACCATTATTTCCAATtcctcaattacagtcataagtcaaggacttcctgtaaaggagatgattattattattttttcattctcTTGCTTGCAACTTAGAAAAGAGGAATAAAGTTTGCAGATTGTCATTGCAGGTAGCCTGGTCCGCCTACACGATGCAAAAAATGTTACAAactagatttttaaatagatATCAAGGCAAGTcactatgtacaggtagtcctccacttacgacagttcatttagtgaccgttcaaaagtgcaacaaaacattttccacacttacgaccgttgcgacATCCTCACGGccgtgtgatttacattcgggatgcttgacaactgattcacatttatgacgcttGTAGTGTCCCAGGGGGTGTCGTGTGAACCCCTTTTGCAGaggacaagcaagtcaatggggaagccagattcaccttaaTAACCACGGTGCTAAACTTCACAACTGCGGCAcaacaggtcgtaaaatgggggcaaaattcacttaacgaatgtttcacttagcaaccaagatTTGGGACTCCATCGCagccgtaaatcgaggattacttgtatatcgccctaacaatctgggtcctccatctttggaaggatggaaggccgagtcgaaccttgagccggtcaagatcgaactgTAGGCAGCCGgcaaagtttgcctgcaatactgcattctaaccactaggccaccgtgttgcttttatgatttcgtTCTGGAAACTAACCTAGGCATGCAAATCCCCAAGTCCAATATCAGTTCTCCCCCCATATAACAAGACTTAATTCAGCTTGGACAAAAATGGCCCATAAGGCTATGAAAACATTATAATTCAGAGGATCTGGATTTAAGACTTTACACAGGCTTAACTGTTCCGGGGGGTGGGTGTCCCCCAAATTCCTGGGAAAGGATGGGTTCTTTTGTTAAGACACTTAATAATTCTCCTGCCAGTCACTTTTCAACCATCAACATCCAACTTTCCTTTGATGTCAAAACCTTTCGGGCCCCTCTGAAGTTCAACACAAGTCTGCGTAATCGGAAGTGAGGCTGgaagagaaggatggaagacgTAGTCCAGGACCTCCAGAGGGCATCAGGCAGGGCAAGGCTGCCCAAAGTCTTTCCCAAGTAGTCTTCCTTGCCCTACCAATGAGTGGGTGCCCACTTCCAGGGGTCTCTTGCCCTCCAAGTCCACACCTCGCCCGCTTTGCCCCTTATATCGGGGATCCAGGGAGGGGAGTGTCCCCCAAATTCCTGGGAAAGGGTTGGTTCTTCTGTTAAGACACTAATGGTTCTCCTGCCTGTCACTCTTCAACCATCAACATCCAACTTTCCTTTGATGTCAAAACATTTCAGGACCCTCTGAAGTTGAAGTCTGCGTAATCGGAGGAGGTGAGGCTGGAAGAGGAGGGTGGGACCTCCAGAGGGCATCAGGCAGGGCAAGGCTAGCCATAGTCTTTCCCAAGTAGTCTTCCTTGCCCTACCAATGAGTGGGTGCCCACTTCCAGAGGTACCTCGCCCTACAAGTCCACACCTCGCCCTCTTTGTCCCTTATCTTGGGGTCCCTCCGTCccccattccccaccccactTCGTCTCTTCCACTCCTCCCCCAAGGACTAAAGGCTGGGGTAAGGCACCCCCCGATTGTAGCCATAATCGTAGGGCATCGACGGCGGAGGCGGCAGCGGGCAATCTGCAAAGAAGGGTGCCGTCGGATCCGACACGGCGGCAGCAGCGGCGACGGCGGCGTAGAGAGCCGGCAGGGGTCTCAAGGGGGTCTCGGCGTACAGCAGAGGTGCCAACGACGGCAGCGGCTCGTACAATGATGGCTCCAGAGGCAGCTCGGCCGGAAAGACGGACGGCGGCGGTGGCGGAGGCTCCGTCGATTCCTGCAACAAGGCTCTGTAATCCGGGGCGGCCAGCAGATCGAAGAGCTCTTCGGCCACCGACGGGACGGGTCCTTCCAAGCCGGCATGGTTGGGTGGCCGGTTGGGCGCTGGCTCAGTGAAGAAGGAGCGGGGCAGGTTGCGGTTCCGCAAAGGGACTTTCTTGCAGGCGATCCCAGGAGCCGTCTGGGAGGACCCTGCCCGATCCTTGCCGTCGGAGGCAGGAACGGCCGGGGTTGCAACGGCCGCCGTCGGGGTTCCGCCGGACTGGAAAGGCGTCGAGCGCAAGCAGGAGTCGAACAGCGCGGCTAGGCTTTTGCTCTCCCGTTTGGCCGGGGGAGGCTTGCAGgaaggagccgccgccgccgcggcaCCGGCGCTACAAGGCGTCGACGAGGCCGAGAATGGCTTGTTCGCGGGGGCGGCGGAGGCAGCGGCGGTAGCGGCTGCGGGAACCGGATCGGGAGttgttgccgccgccgccgccgtctccGCGTTTGCCCCGAGGAGGCCGGTGCAGCGCTTGATCTGTTTCTGCAGATACTTCCGATGGTTGACTTTCCGTTTGGATTTGCCCGGCTTGTCCAACGCCAGCTTGATGTTGCTCGACGCCGAATCGATGAACCTCAACAGGTCCCGGGTGGCTTCGCGGAAATCGGACGTTTCGGGACAACCACTCCCGCCGGCGTCGTTAGCCCCGCCGACACCTTCCAGCAACAGCAACGCTCCGCCGTCGACACCGCTGCCGCCGACATCGTCGGGGCCGTAGCAACTCTCGCCGGTCGGGAAGCCGAAAGGGACGAACGGGTGATGGTGGGGAGGCGGCAAAGGCGCCGTTTGCACCGCCATCgagttttctttcccccccccccaaacacacacacttttttacTGCGGTCTTCGGGCAGCGGTAAAAAAAGGACGCCGGCGTCGAGGGAGAGGCTGCCCGGATGGACCAAGCATCTTTACACCCGGAGGCCTcctggagaaggagggagggagtttgAAAGCCGGGTCTGGCCGGGCAATGGGGCCGGGCTGCCTGTTGCCGGGGCCGCCGCCTCTGCAAACTTCGGCGAAGCTGCGAAGCGATGGTAGcgcggctgctgcttctgcttcttttttttttcttttttcttttttttccccacccctcGGCTTTCACTTggcgggcggaggaggaggaggaggaggaggcgggggacGGGAAGGGGCTCGCCGGGGGCGGAGAGGGGAGGGGGCGGTTAACTCTTGAATGGCCTCCAGagccaaagtgtgtgtgtgagaaagagagggagggagggagagagacagaaagagagggagggggagagagggagagagaaagggagggagggagggagagggagggagggagagaaagagagaggagagatggggagaaagggaaagagggaggggagactgagaaagagagggaggaagggaagagagggaggaagggagagagagagaacgagggagagagggagagggggagggagggagagaaagaagggaggaagggagagagagagaacgagggagagagggagagggagagagagagagagaaagatagggagggagagagagtcagagagagttATTTGATGTCTGTAGAAAAGGGAGGTTGGACTTCGGGCGAGTTTTTGATTCTTCGTGAGAACCTCGGGGTAGgggttttggcatttagtcatgccggccacatgatcaccaagatgtcttcggacagcgctggctctttggctttgaaacggagatgagcaccgccccctaaagtcgggaacagctagcacatatgtgcgaggggaacctttaccttatctatctatcattccatccagatctagatagatagatacaagatagatagatagatagatagatagatagatagatagatagatagatagatagatagatagatagatagatagatagacaatatGAAAATCTATCTGTcaatatctatatctgtctatctatccatccatatctatctatctatctttctaaatATAGaaaactgtctgtctgtctatctatctatggtatttcTATTTATCActacaaataatgaaatatctatctctatctatccatacatacatacatacatccttcCATTCAATATGCAGgtgtatctatatatatctatatatatgtaggtctttggttttatatatatatatacctacaaATATCgaaatctctatctatctatctatctatctatctatctatctatgcctgcctacctacctacccacccagcTCTCTCAATATGGAAATTTATCTACCTACGGTGcctatctatcccactttgctTGTTGATTCTGGCTTTATCAAAACCATCCTGAATTGCAAATAGTTTTCTCCCACCCCCAGTTAACAAGATGGACCGAAAGAGACCAACGATGAGGAGGAGGGATGGAGCATGGCCAAAGTGAGagtattctctctttctttcccccccacctcgctccctccccctcctctctctctctctctctctctctcttta encodes the following:
- the FAM181B gene encoding protein FAM181B, translating into MAVQTAPLPPPHHHPFVPFGFPTGESCYGPDDVGGSGVDGGALLLLEGVGGANDAGGSGCPETSDFREATRDLLRFIDSASSNIKLALDKPGKSKRKVNHRKYLQKQIKRCTGLLGANAETAAAAATTPDPVPAAATAAASAAPANKPFSASSTPCSAGAAAAAAPSCKPPPAKRESKSLAALFDSCLRSTPFQSGGTPTAAVATPAVPASDGKDRAGSSQTAPGIACKKVPLRNRNLPRSFFTEPAPNRPPNHAGLEGPVPSVAEELFDLLAAPDYRALLQESTEPPPPPPSVFPAELPLEPSLYEPLPSLAPLLYAETPLRPLPALYAAVAAAAAVSDPTAPFFADCPLPPPPSMPYDYGYNRGVPYPSL